One Triticum dicoccoides isolate Atlit2015 ecotype Zavitan chromosome 4B, WEW_v2.0, whole genome shotgun sequence genomic window carries:
- the LOC119294406 gene encoding zinc finger protein 6-like, with translation MESGSTAASSDEAVRSPSGTTAVAAAAPSARPYYECVFCKRGFTTAQALGGHMNIHRRDRAKPARLTTSASRNTECNLAYPPPPPATSLMSSGDFAMLYYGRHTGAGVDAEVVSPGSPIPRELSLFGADDDSHDDRDDCLELGLRCHGSSGGDGSERRQDGELPERKLDLELRLGPGPRPRH, from the coding sequence ATGGAGAGCGGCAGCACGGCGGCGTCCAGCGACGAGGCCGTGAGATCGCCCAGCgggacgacggcggtggcggccgCGGCGCCTAGCGCTCGGCCCTACTACGAGTGCGTGTTCTGCAAGCGCGGGTTCACCACGGCGCAGGCGCTGGGCGGGCACATGAACATCCACCGCCGGGACCGCGCCAAGCCCGCCCGCCTCACGACGTCAGCTTCCCGCAACACAGAGTGCAACTTGGCGTAccccccaccgccgccggccacgTCCCTGATGAGCAGTGGCGACTTCGCCATGTTGTACTACGGCCGACACACCGGAGCCGGAGTGGACGCGGAGGTCGTGAGCCCTGGTAGCCCGATCCCGAGGGAGCTGAGCCTGTTCGGTGCGGACGACGACAGTCACGACGATCGTGACGACTGCTTGGAACTGGGCCTTCGGTGCCATGGAAGCAGCGGCGGCGACGGGTCGGAGCGGCGGCAGGACGGCGAGCTGCCGGAGAGGAAGCTGGACCTGGAGCTCAGGCTCGGGCCCGGGCCTCGTCCGAGGCACTGA
- the LOC119296301 gene encoding probable transcriptional regulator RABBIT EARS, which produces MESGNSKAASSEEEAAVRSRSPAVAAARARPYYGCVFCKRGFTTAQALGGHMNVHRRDRAKPVRLTTECNLAYPPTPLVSSGGGFSMLYYARHTGAGVKAEAVTVIPGSPIPRELSLFGADDGTDDRDLQLSLRCHGSGGGDRSRALEGPSEWWQDGELPVRKLDLELRLGPRPRN; this is translated from the exons ATGGAGAGTGGCAACAGCAAagcggcgtcgagcgaggaggaggcggccgtgAGATCGCGCAGTCCGGCGGTGGCTGCAGCTCG CGCCCGGCCGTACTACGGGTGCGTGTTCTGCAAGCGCGGGTTTACCACGGCTCAGGCCTTGGGCGGGCACATGAACGTCCACCGCCGCGACCGCGCCAAGCCCGTTCGCCTCACGACAGAGTGCAACTTGGCGTATCCCCCAACGCCGCTGGTGAGCAGCGGCGGCGGCTTCTCCATGTTGTACTACGCCCGGCACACCGGCGCCGGAGTGAAAGCGGAGGCCGTGACCGTGATCCCTGGTAGCCCTATCCCGAGGGAGCTGAGCCTGTTCGGTGCGGACGACGGCACTGATGATCGTGACCTGCAACTGAGCCTTCGGTGCCATGGGAGTGGCGGTGGCGACCGGTCGCGCGCGCTGGAAGGGCCGTCAGAGTGGTGGCAGGACGGTGAGCTGCCGGTGAGGAAGCTGGACTTGGAGCTCAGGCTAGGGCCTCGTCCCAGGAACTGA